Proteins encoded by one window of Actinocorallia herbida:
- a CDS encoding ABC transporter substrate-binding protein, with the protein MRRPLAAVFALVLLTAGCGSSDEGGKAPEKVKVGMFLISSAPLFTQIQEGFKQGFLAEAGLKPDQVEWVERNAEGNAGSIQTIARQFADSDVEMVEVLGTPAVLALAKLKPDFPIVAVAMGDPVGAGLAASLEAPGGQVTGSIDFIEPAKLLDQMVQVQPAFTTLGTIYKPSNTNSKVWVDQLRQAVAAHPGIKLVEASVNGSADVPAAARSLEGRADAILIGPDADVQTGLPAVGKAAASAGQQLYLVGGDVEQPGVLATLGPDYPQLGVLGGQVAAKVHLGAAPGEVPFAQPGEVTWAVNPETVKALELTLPAGAAQ; encoded by the coding sequence ATGAGACGCCCGCTGGCCGCGGTCTTCGCCCTCGTGCTCCTCACCGCGGGCTGCGGCTCGTCGGACGAAGGGGGCAAGGCGCCGGAGAAGGTCAAGGTCGGAATGTTCCTGATCTCCTCCGCACCGCTGTTCACCCAGATCCAGGAGGGCTTCAAGCAGGGGTTCCTCGCGGAGGCCGGGCTGAAGCCCGACCAGGTCGAGTGGGTCGAGCGCAACGCCGAGGGCAACGCCGGATCCATCCAGACCATCGCCCGGCAGTTCGCCGACAGTGATGTCGAGATGGTCGAGGTGCTGGGCACGCCCGCGGTGCTCGCCCTCGCCAAGCTCAAGCCGGACTTCCCGATCGTCGCGGTCGCGATGGGCGATCCGGTCGGCGCGGGACTCGCCGCCTCCCTGGAGGCCCCCGGCGGCCAGGTCACCGGCAGTATCGACTTCATCGAACCGGCCAAGCTGCTGGACCAGATGGTGCAGGTGCAGCCCGCGTTCACCACGCTCGGCACGATCTACAAGCCGTCGAACACCAACTCCAAGGTGTGGGTCGACCAGTTGCGCCAGGCCGTCGCGGCGCACCCGGGGATCAAGCTCGTCGAGGCGTCCGTCAACGGCTCGGCCGACGTCCCGGCCGCCGCCCGCTCGCTCGAAGGACGCGCCGACGCCATCCTCATCGGGCCCGACGCGGACGTCCAGACCGGGCTGCCCGCCGTCGGCAAGGCCGCCGCCTCGGCCGGCCAGCAGCTCTACCTGGTGGGCGGTGACGTCGAGCAGCCCGGCGTGCTCGCCACGCTCGGCCCCGACTATCCGCAGCTCGGAGTGCTCGGCGGGCAGGTCGCCGCCAAGGTCCATCTCGGCGCGGCGCCCGGCGAGGTCCCCTTCGCCCAGCCGGGGGAGGTCACCTGGGCGGTGAACCCGGAGACCGTGAAGGCACTCGAGCTGACGCTGCCGGCGGGTGCCGCGCAGTGA
- a CDS encoding ABC transporter permease subunit, translating into MTGILLDTLVTGLPLVITYAGVFVLFRVLRDFDLTVDGSFVTGGAASAVLVGHGMAPSLSLPAAALVGAAAGLVTAVLHLTLKIPVLLAGLVMSLALFSVNLRIMGEPAISLATGQGLLDGFADLGPDARDLWISGVLLVLDVAVLGLAAYFLRTEAGLALRATGLNPVMARAQGVAQGGAVAVTLMLANALAALGGALTVHTQGYLDVNGGTGTLIAGVGALLLGDLVLRPEPSRVVKAMAAVLVGALLYQFVQVMALRLGLAASDLKLVTAATLTLAVAAQILTRRIGGWLPAWAVRRPRGGHRDLGERLARTP; encoded by the coding sequence GTGACCGGCATCCTCCTCGACACCCTGGTGACCGGGCTGCCCCTCGTCATCACCTACGCCGGCGTGTTCGTGCTCTTCCGGGTGCTGCGCGACTTCGACCTCACCGTGGACGGCTCGTTCGTCACCGGTGGGGCGGCCAGCGCCGTCCTGGTGGGGCACGGCATGGCGCCGTCCCTCAGCCTGCCCGCCGCCGCGCTCGTCGGCGCGGCGGCCGGGCTGGTCACCGCGGTGCTCCACCTCACCCTGAAGATCCCGGTGCTGCTGGCCGGGCTGGTGATGTCGCTGGCGCTGTTCAGCGTCAACCTCCGGATCATGGGGGAGCCGGCGATCAGCCTGGCCACCGGGCAGGGCCTGCTCGACGGGTTCGCCGACCTCGGCCCCGACGCCCGCGACCTGTGGATCTCCGGTGTGCTGCTCGTGCTGGACGTCGCGGTGCTGGGCCTGGCGGCGTACTTCCTGCGCACCGAGGCCGGGCTCGCGCTGCGGGCCACCGGGCTGAACCCGGTGATGGCGCGGGCGCAGGGGGTCGCGCAGGGCGGGGCCGTCGCGGTGACGCTCATGCTCGCCAACGCGCTCGCCGCGCTCGGCGGCGCCCTCACCGTGCACACCCAGGGGTACCTCGACGTCAACGGCGGCACCGGAACCCTCATCGCCGGGGTCGGCGCGCTGCTGCTCGGCGACCTGGTCCTGCGGCCGGAACCGTCGCGCGTGGTCAAGGCCATGGCCGCGGTGCTGGTCGGGGCGCTGCTCTACCAGTTCGTGCAGGTGATGGCGCTGCGCCTCGGCCTCGCGGCGAGCGACCTGAAGCTGGTCACCGCCGCGACGCTGACGCTGGCGGTCGCCGCCCAGATCCTCACCCGCCGCATCGGCGGGTGGCTGCCCGCGTGGGCCGTGCGCAGGCCGCGCGGCGGTCACCGAGACCTAGGAGAACGCCTTGCTCGAACTCCGTGA
- a CDS encoding ABC transporter ATP-binding protein, protein MLELRDVRLVHNPGTPGEVTALDGLSLSVPKGQFVAIVGSNGAGKSSLIQIVSGTLRPTSGTVVIGGRDVTRQGDHRRARHVARVFDNPHLGSVPELSIEDNMALALRRGGRRGLRPAVTKAHRALMRDRLAMLGLGLETRLSAPVRLLSAGQRQSLTMIMAALTAPEVLLLDEHLAALDPGTQSRVLELTLDLAADLGCTTLMITHNMDHATTVGDRLLVLSGGRLASDLTAESRGALTSDALTTLLAAA, encoded by the coding sequence TTGCTCGAACTCCGTGACGTCCGCCTGGTGCACAATCCGGGCACCCCGGGCGAGGTGACGGCGCTGGACGGCCTGTCGCTGTCCGTCCCGAAGGGGCAGTTCGTGGCCATCGTCGGCAGCAACGGCGCGGGCAAGAGCTCCCTCATCCAGATCGTCTCCGGGACGCTCCGCCCCACCTCGGGCACCGTCGTCATCGGCGGGCGCGACGTGACCCGCCAGGGCGACCACCGCCGCGCCCGGCACGTGGCCCGCGTGTTCGACAACCCCCACCTCGGCTCGGTGCCGGAGCTCAGCATCGAGGACAACATGGCCCTGGCCCTGCGCAGGGGCGGTCGCCGGGGCCTGCGCCCCGCGGTGACCAAGGCGCACCGCGCCCTCATGCGCGACCGGCTCGCGATGCTCGGTCTCGGCCTGGAGACCCGGCTGTCGGCCCCCGTCCGGCTCCTGTCGGCGGGCCAGCGGCAGAGCCTCACCATGATCATGGCCGCGCTGACCGCCCCGGAGGTCCTGCTGCTGGACGAGCACCTCGCCGCGCTCGACCCCGGCACCCAGTCCCGCGTCCTCGAACTGACCCTGGACCTCGCCGCCGACCTCGGCTGCACCACCCTCATGATCACCCACAACATGGACCACGCGACGACCGTCGGCGACCGGCTGCTGGTGCTGTCCGGGGGCCGGCTGGCCTCGGACCTCACCGCCGAGTCCCGCGGGGCCCTCACGTCCGACGCGCTCACCACCCTCCTCGCCGCCGCCTGA
- a CDS encoding intradiol ring-cleavage dioxygenase: MTDDHDRGLAFDLSTLMGRRGVLGLIGGAALAGLVGCAAEDKTSATASATAGGGPGGQAPPPGGGGEATPEGEIPNETAGPYPGDGSNGPNVLTQSGIVRSDLRTSFGDASGVAEGVPLTIELTLADDGEPLAGAAVYLWHCDRDGNYSLYSDGITGENYLRGVQEADKKGKVKFTSIFPACYSGRWPHIHFEVYESLKSATTPGTPVKTTQLAFPKAVCDTVFATDGYSASIRNLSEVSLDTDNVFSDGHDLQLATVTGSVAKGYRATLAVPL, from the coding sequence ATGACCGACGACCACGACCGGGGTCTCGCGTTCGACCTGTCCACTCTCATGGGCCGCCGCGGCGTGCTCGGCCTGATCGGCGGGGCCGCTCTCGCCGGCCTCGTCGGCTGCGCCGCCGAGGACAAGACGTCCGCCACGGCCTCGGCGACGGCGGGCGGCGGCCCCGGGGGCCAGGCTCCCCCGCCCGGAGGCGGCGGCGAGGCGACCCCGGAAGGCGAGATCCCCAACGAGACCGCGGGCCCCTACCCGGGCGACGGCTCGAACGGCCCGAACGTGCTCACCCAGTCCGGCATCGTGCGGAGCGACCTCCGCACGAGCTTCGGCGACGCGAGCGGCGTGGCCGAAGGCGTCCCGCTCACCATCGAGCTGACCCTCGCCGACGACGGCGAACCGCTCGCCGGCGCGGCCGTGTACCTGTGGCACTGCGACCGGGACGGCAACTACTCGCTCTACTCCGACGGCATCACCGGCGAGAACTACCTGCGCGGCGTGCAGGAGGCCGACAAGAAGGGGAAGGTGAAGTTCACCAGCATCTTCCCCGCCTGCTACTCGGGCCGCTGGCCGCACATCCACTTCGAGGTCTACGAGTCGCTCAAGTCCGCGACCACCCCGGGCACCCCCGTCAAGACGACCCAGCTCGCCTTCCCCAAGGCGGTCTGCGACACCGTCTTCGCCACCGACGGCTACTCCGCCAGCATCAGGAACCTCTCCGAGGTGTCCCTCGACACCGACAACGTCTTCTCCGACGGCCACGACCTCCAGCTCGCCACCGTCACCGGCTCGGTCGCCAAGGGCTACAGGGCCACCCTCGCCGTCCCCCTCTAG
- a CDS encoding SEC-C metal-binding domain-containing protein has translation MGTAKGKAEALALEKDALKWPDQRAEILMEAARAWADAGESARALEIYDGLAASADEEDAQFARTARIELLAELGRPEEAEAELARLSAAGPLPGPATLAAEWLESQGRPAEALTWFNMACREVLALDEDALADVDVFSGFELVGRARVRAALGLPPDTADLAVSRNRARLNDRTDAPDADGRVLGSFFVGSDVAAAFAAGLVSGKAKDSPGSYFREVELGWRASAREAGVSKLTILPLRVDDLLSFAAATGRDPAEEATRREHLYEAAWTGTPLLTWPPGRNEPCWCGSGHKYKKCCGV, from the coding sequence ATGGGAACGGCAAAGGGCAAGGCGGAGGCTCTGGCGCTGGAGAAGGACGCGCTCAAGTGGCCGGACCAGCGGGCGGAGATCCTGATGGAGGCCGCCCGCGCGTGGGCGGACGCCGGGGAGAGCGCGCGGGCGCTGGAGATCTACGACGGGCTCGCGGCGTCGGCCGACGAGGAGGACGCGCAGTTCGCGCGGACCGCGCGGATCGAGCTCCTCGCGGAGCTGGGCCGGCCCGAGGAGGCCGAGGCGGAGTTGGCGCGGCTCTCGGCGGCGGGTCCGCTGCCCGGCCCCGCCACGCTCGCCGCCGAGTGGCTGGAGTCGCAGGGCCGGCCGGCGGAGGCGCTCACCTGGTTCAACATGGCCTGCCGTGAAGTCCTCGCCCTGGACGAGGACGCCCTGGCGGACGTCGATGTCTTCTCGGGGTTCGAACTCGTGGGCCGGGCCCGCGTACGGGCGGCGCTCGGCCTGCCCCCCGACACCGCCGATCTGGCGGTCTCCCGGAACCGGGCGCGCCTGAACGACAGGACGGACGCCCCGGACGCCGACGGCCGGGTGCTGGGGTCCTTCTTCGTCGGCTCCGACGTGGCCGCGGCGTTCGCCGCGGGGCTGGTGTCCGGGAAGGCGAAGGACTCTCCGGGCTCTTACTTCCGCGAGGTCGAGCTGGGCTGGCGCGCGTCGGCGCGGGAAGCGGGCGTGTCGAAGCTGACGATCCTGCCCCTGCGCGTGGACGACCTCCTGTCCTTCGCCGCCGCGACCGGCCGCGACCCGGCGGAGGAGGCGACCCGCCGGGAGCACCTCTACGAGGCCGCGTGGACCGGGACGCCCCTGCTCACCTGGCCTCCGGGGCGCAACGAGCCCTGCTGGTGCGGCTCCGGGCACAAGTACAAGAAGTGCTGCGGGGTCTGA
- a CDS encoding DNA alkylation repair protein, with protein sequence MTDPEKTGEDLTARRFTARLEALASPDELAKIRRYFKTGEGGYAEGDVFLGVKMGEVFALAKEFIDLPLPEIDELLDSPLHEVRAGALSIMDKQARRKRTPAAHRTALYELYLRRLDRIDNWDLVDLAAPHVIGGHLADKPREPLYHLARATDVWARRTAVYAALHLVRLGDLDDLYGIAEILLADDHDLIHKAVGGVLREAGKKDRPRLLSFLDAHAAAMPRTMLRHATEHLDQDLRTHYRRL encoded by the coding sequence GTGACCGACCCGGAGAAGACCGGAGAGGACCTGACCGCCCGGCGGTTCACCGCACGCCTCGAAGCACTGGCCTCCCCGGACGAACTGGCGAAGATCCGGCGCTACTTCAAGACCGGCGAAGGCGGCTACGCCGAGGGCGACGTGTTCCTCGGCGTCAAGATGGGCGAGGTCTTCGCCCTCGCCAAGGAGTTCATCGATCTGCCGCTCCCGGAGATCGACGAGCTCCTCGACAGCCCCCTGCACGAGGTGCGCGCCGGAGCGCTCAGCATCATGGACAAGCAGGCCCGCCGCAAGCGCACTCCCGCCGCGCACCGCACGGCGCTGTACGAGCTGTACCTGCGCCGCCTGGACCGGATCGACAACTGGGACCTGGTCGACCTCGCCGCCCCCCACGTCATCGGCGGCCATCTCGCCGACAAGCCCCGCGAACCGCTCTACCACCTCGCCCGCGCCACCGACGTGTGGGCCCGCCGCACCGCCGTCTACGCCGCCCTCCACCTGGTCCGCCTGGGCGACCTGGACGATCTGTACGGCATCGCCGAGATCCTCCTCGCCGACGACCACGACCTGATCCACAAGGCCGTCGGCGGCGTCCTGCGCGAAGCCGGCAAGAAGGACCGCCCCCGCCTCCTGTCCTTCCTGGACGCCCACGCCGCCGCGATGCCCCGCACCATGCTCCGCCACGCCACCGAACACCTCGACCAAGACCTCCGAACCCACTACCGACGCTTGTAG